GGGAGTCTGTATTAGGTCTCCCAAGAGCGGTGAGAGTCCAGCCGCCTGGGCAGGGCTGCCCTCCAGACCATCCTGCCTTCCCGGCTCCGGAGTCTGAGCCTCAGGCTGTCCTCGCACCTGTCTCCTGTCCTCCGAGGGCAGCTCCGCGTCCAAGGCCAGCTCAGGAGTGCCCTGAAGCAGCCGTGTCTTCTCCTTGAGATGCCCGGGCGTGTCCAGGTCCGTTCCCTCACCTTTTTCCCAGGACACGTTCACCACCAGGGCCTCTTTTCGGtacacctcctctgggaagtctGCCGGGCTTGTCCACTGCCAAGCCTAGATAGGAAGGGTGGGCCCGAGGCTGTGGGCAGCGCCCTATTTCCTATCCACACGGGGAGTGGATCGTGCTCCTGCTGGCTTAATTCTCTAAAATCCTGAGACCAATTCGAGGATCAGCTCTAAatcagtgaccccccccccccattcggCATCCCCTTGGGAAGTCCTCCCCGGCCCCCCATTTCTCTTTGGGAAATTGTTCCTCTTCTCACTGTTGATGTGATTGGGCAGGCAGGGCAGTGTCCCCACCCCAATTTGAGTGATGGACATGTGACCTGGCCCAGCCAATCAGAGAGCACTCTAGCCCCTGATTCCATGAGCATGTGGCCCAAGCTGGGCCAATCACTGATAGCCCTGAGACTTTCGCTGAAGTGAATGGGGAAAACGGCACCTGCTTCCACTGGGGAAAGACTGCGCCTGGCTGGGAGGGAAGACTGCAGGCAGAACAGGAGCCCAGACAAATGGATGTTCAGTGTCGAGATTCCTAGATCTAGCCATGCCTGAAGACCACCATCCAGGGaatccccccccttcccccctgcccccacccacactGGGTTCTTCTGTTGTTTCTGCTGCTAGGAAATGACCCACCCACAGGAggttcctctctgggcctctgcttgTCAGTGTGTGAAATAGGACGGGTTTTTGGAAATCCCTGTGTCAGTGGTTAGGGGAGAATAAAATGAGTGAAGGCATGGCCGTTACTCTGTAGAACGCCAGCCCAGAGTATAGACCCAATAAATAAGACCTTAAATTAGAAAAGGAGTGCCCTTACCTGCTTCCCCTGGCTGCTATGGAACTCGACCACAGTGCTGGCACAGGGTGTGGGCAGAGGCGGGCACAGATACCGCGCagccctggggagggaagggagctggtCGGAGGAGCAGTGTTTCTATCCGTTCTTACTTTTTCATTGTTCTGTCTTATTTTGTTCATCTCCACTAGGTTATAAAGGGAGAACTGATGTGgattgggcgggggggggggggggatgttggcGGGCATCTGACAGACCTtgtttcaaatcccagctcagccCCTACCGCTGGATACTTTGGACCtgactctctgagcctcagtttcctcatctgtaaactgggcaCCAATACCTACTATTGCTATTATGGACCATCTTGGGGGAGATGGTGTAAGTTACCTGTTCAGGCCGAGGTACCCAAGGACGCCCAGGAGAAGGATGCTCAGGAAGCTCCCCAGAGACGCGAGGAGTACGGACAAATCGAACTGGGAAACCTGGACTTCTGGGAGTGGGAGAggttgggttgggggagggacacCTCCTGCCTCTTactgggaagggaggtgggagggctggACCCTCCATCAACTCGTTGCTGACCATGGCATGCCATGggtccctctgtgcctcagtttcctcatacgTGAAGCCGGAGACCGGGGAACCCACTTGCCCTGTGTCTGCGGGACAAAGGCCTGGCCCGCCATGCCCAGGACACCGTAACTCCAAGTGCCCACAGGTTGAGCCCATGTGGTTGCTCCCCTGGACCCAGACCTGCCACCCCACGCGAGGATTGACTGCCTGGTTCTCTTGGGACCAGATTCCACCGTAAGGACAACAGGCAGCGACTATGGCAGGAACAGGGGTCATTTGATTTCCAAATCTCTTCCAGCCACACAACCCAGGACAACGGAGCCCGCCTCCTTATCTTTGCGATCAGAGagacactcattcattcacattcactcactcaataaatagccccctgccccctctacctcccctggagcccccaggctggaggggggtggtgggacaGAGCCTGGGACACAGACACCCTCCCTCACCCACTCCCAAGATGTCAggccaggaaggaagggcagTAACAGctaggggggcagggggcggggtgggcaccCAGAGGAAAGcgtggaaggcttcctggaggaggaaacTTATGAGCTGAGTTTTGGAGGATGGAAAGGAGTTAGTGGGAAGCACAGACATTCCGGGCAGAGGCGCCTGCACAGGCAAGGCAACAGGAGTGTGAGAGAAGGTTCCGGAAGGGAAAAACCGCAAGAAGAGGTGGGAACAGAGTGAGGTGGGACTTCCTCCTGAGGGTGATgcactgggggcaggggcagggccagggcggGGCGGCTGGGGGAGGCTTGGGCCGGGGCAGTGCAtgctgggtaaatacccaggccCCGCCCTCCTACTCACCAAAGCTGAATGGCTGGGGTTGGCTCCAGGCGCCCTGCAGCGTCACTGTGTCTGCTCGAACCTGCACGGTATAGGCTGTGCCAGCCCGAAGGCCACCAAGGGTGACCTCGGTCTCCGTGGGCTTCACAGACAGCtctgtgggagggaggcaggcgcGGGTTCCTAGACGGCCTTTACTCCCATCGGGCGATGGGATGCCCGGGGCCTGGCTGGGCAGCCACACCCTAGGAGTGGCAATGGGGCCTCAAGGCGTTTTGCTGAAAACTCTTAATGCACCCACGCACCTCAGCTTATTTGGAGGAATCTTCGTCACCAAAATATTTAGCGAATGGGGCTATTTTTCTCAAATCCTGACCTCTGCAGGCTCCTTGCTCCGTCCCCTGCCCAGACCCACCTGCCTTTTCCTCCGTCCCCTGCCCAGACCCACCTGCCTTTTCCTCCAAGCTCCTTAGAGACGCCAGGTTCTGTtacacctcagggcctttgcacggaCAGTCCCCCCCCCCCTACTTTGTTCACCCTTTCCCCGGATATCTGCGtggtttcctccctctcctccttaaAAACACTTTTTCGGGACaccccgggggctcagtcggttgagcctccgacttcggctcaggtcatgatctcgcggtctgtgagtccgagccccacgtcgggctccctgACTTTTGGCAGATGGGTTTTCGGTAATGGCCGCTTCCAGCTACGCCGCCCCGAATAAGCCACCGAACCCCACTCGGCCTCATTTACCCCCTCTAAGCAATGGGTGGCCAGGCTGATGGCAGGTGTCTTTGATACCTGggtgtcccccctgcccccagggcatCTGTGCCTTGACCGGTGAGTGCTAGGTGCTTGGTGGGAAGGCAAGACACAAAGAGGCAGGTCTCGCTGGCCCGGCCCGTTgctgcaggaggtggggggtgtGAGGCCGTATCGGAAAGGCCGTGTTCCCCGCGTGGAAGAGGGGGCCCCCAGGGTGTGGAAACGATAGGAACCTCCGGCCCTAGTGAGACTTGCCCGGCGTGTTCTCACTTCTTCCCCTCCTAAGGGGCgagaaggggcacctgactgAGCCCAAGTCCAGGCTCCCTTAACCCTTGGGCGGGAATCCCGCTCCAggcctcagtgttcccatctgtgaaatggggacagcTGCTGATTCACAGGAGGGGCTGCCACTCACACACGGGGTATGTTGTGGGCACACGGCTGCTGCCCCCTGGGGGCCTGGAAAGGGCTGTCGAGACTCGGAGCCCATCTCCTGGGTTATGGGTGggaaaaccaaggcccagagaggggcagcgAGGTGCTCGGGGTCCCGCAGCCAGGCAGACCTCCATCCCAGACCCCTTCTCCCCGCAGCCAGACCCGCGCTGCCTCACGTACTGGACGTCTGGCCGCCATCCTTCTCCTGGCAGAGCACGACGTACTCCTTCAGGACGCCAGGGCAAGCGCTCAGCACGGAGGGTGCCCACTCCACAGTCACGGAGTCCTGGCTGAGCCTTTTCACCAGCACGTGTTGTGGGCTTCCGGCCCCCGGGGCTGCAACCGCGGCCATGGTCAGTTCCAGGAGTACCGGCCGAACCCTTCCTTCCCGCGTGCCCAGCCTGGCCCCGCGCGGAGACCCACGCGGGTGACCTTGGCGGCAGAGTCGGGCGggcctgggttcgagtcccggcTCCCCGACCAGGCGCcatcatttctcttctctgcGCCTCACTttatttaatctataaaatggggcgaGGCCGCTCGGGGCGTCTACAGGAACCCCCTTCTGCGTGTCTGGCTTCTGGCCAAGGCCTGGCCCGGAGTAAGTGCCCCTGAatgttctttccctcctcctcacgCCCAAGGCCGCTGCCAAGCCCTCCGGAGGGACCACCCCGTAGGTCTGGGCTACTCACCGTGGCCCCCGAAGTGGTAGGTGGACAAGACCGTGGACCACGAGGTGGGCTTCTGTGGGTGTGCGGACGCGAAGATTGTGATGCGGTAACACATTTTCTGCTCCAGCGCCCCGGATGCCCTGCTCCAGCTGTAGGTTGCTGGAAGGATTGGCCCGGGCCAGGCCAGTAAACAGGTTGTATTTCCCTCCACATCTTGGCGCTGGCTGTGCCTCGTGCCGGGAACTCCCAGAGAGCGCTCCTGCTCATGCTTCAAAACCCTCGCACCAATGTCCCCTCTTCCAGGATCCCTTCCTTATCCCCCCACAGCccgtccccgccccgccccagcccagcccttcctCTACAGGGCCTGGTGTGCTGCCTGtccccagctctgtctccccAGTCTGCGGACTCCTCACGGGCCAGTCTGAGGCTGAGGTTCCTGGCGGAGGCCAGGCCCAGGGTAGGAAGCGGGAGGGAAGACGCGAGGTTGCCGGGGCCATGAGCCCTCCCCGTTTTCCTCCGGAGGCCTCATTAAATTTGCCGCCAGTATCTTGCTAGCTGCACCTTTTCTGGCACGGGTGAATGTTTAACAGGCACCCTGGGATGTGAGACTCATTACCTACTGGGGCGCGATCTGCCCAGGGCTAAGTAAGCCCTGATGCCCCAGGATCCTGGCAGGGAGCTCCCGACCTGCATGGGGGGGCAGGGTCCAAGTCTCAGCCTGGCTCCCACCTCTGGGGGACGTCGGGTAAGCAGCcaggcctctctgggcctcacacACCGAACGCGCACGCACGGCCCATAGAGGTCTGACCCGACCAGGAGCTctaaggcagaggcagaggcgggGCATTACGGTACCCATTCCAGTAGGGTCCCGATCCTGGGGTGGAGTCAGGGTGCAGGTGGTCAGGCTCCTGTCCTGGCCCCGGGGCTGCCACTCGATGCAGTAGGTCATGTCCGGGGCCCAGGCTGGCCAACGCATGATGGTCCCGTTGGCGCCGGCGCTGATATTCAGAACCCCTGGTTTTGGAAGGAGCGGAGAGAGCCACGTGAGAACAGGTGCCCCCTTCTCCCGCCAGTCCAAGGCTCCCGTAGCCCCGTGCCATCCTCTGGCCAAACCCTAACCCCTCGGGTCTGGCTCTGTCTCCTCACACTGGGGGCCACCGGGCTGGGGGCCGGGCCCAGGGGCTGTTTGAATAAGCTCGGTCGTCTCCAGGTCTGACCATGAGTTCCCTGCCAAGACGCCCACCATCCGCGATGCCTGTACTGATTTCGCGCGCGCGcgcccctccccttcccgccCCGCCAGCCCCGGGAGCATCTCTTGTTCCAGCAGATGTCTGGCCACCCACCTCCTGTGACGGGTGGGTGTGGTGCCGGATGGGCCTCTGGGCCTGGGCACaaggacacacacactcacctccCGGCTCGTCTCTCCCACTCCCTACCGCAAGGGCGTCTGCAACAACCTTGGGGAGGTGGGCCCTACTTCCAATTCCGGGGTCCGCAACTAGCACGTATTGAGCGCCGACTATATGCGCCGGGCCCGTGTGAGGGCTTCGCTATACCCTTCGCTACCAACGGGGACTGTGATCACCCCACTAACACAGACTCGGAGGCTCAAGGAGGGCGAGccactggcccaaggtcacacagcggggCCATGACCCAAACCAGGCCGGGAGCTGACCTGCTCGCTGCTGTGCGAGCGGCTTCACCCATCTGAGCCTCAGTcgtctcatctctgaaatgggcaTCATCGTTAACAGCCCTGTGCTCCCAGGGTTGCCGGGTGGCTCGGTGGGGCCGGGACCAGGGTGTGAGTGAGGCAACGATCGGGCACAAAATGTGAGGCACTGAAGAACTCAGTCGTCAAggtaaatgttgttttaaatgcgatattaaaaaaaaaaaaaaaaatcaaggggcacctgggtggctcagtcgtttaagcgtccggctggggtcatgatctcacggttcgtgggttcgagccccgcatcgggctctgtgctgtcagctcagagcctggaacctgcttcagattctgtgtctccctctctctctgcccctcccccactcgtgctctctctttctctctctcttaaaaataagtcaataaaacattaaacataaaataaaatataaataaagctaaaaaagtCAAAACATGACCGGAAAAGTATGTGATGGGCACAATTTACAAtcgccaaaaggtggaaacagcccaagtgttccTCCGCGGAGGAACAGGTCAATGCGCCGTGGTCCCGGCCACGCGATAGAATATTCCTCGGTCATAAAAAGGAAACGTGGCTGAACTTGGAAAACGGTATGctggtgaaagaagccagatacaagaGGCCACGTGGTGTGTGACCCCGTTTCCGtgaaatctatagagacagaaagcggGTCAGctgttgccaagggctggggagaagggggatggggagtgaCGGCTGATGGGCACGGGGTCTCCCTTTgagggtgatagaaatgttctggaaCCGGACAGAGGTGATGGTTGCGCATCACTGTGAATGTCCTAAGTGCCACTGAATCGCACCTGTTAAAGTGGCTGGTGTTGCTACgcgaatttcacctcaataaaatATGTATGGGCGCATACGTGCccgtatacataaatataaatcttgatttttttttcatcatacatataaatacatgtacatatttaattatgtgtatgtatacataatgaACAAAcatcaagatttttattttatgctgggggtggggcgcaagcgagagagagggagagacaggaagacagagggagaagcgGGGCTCCCCCGAAGTGGGGCTGGAGCTCCCCTGctgcggaactcgaactcacgaacctgcgagatcatgacctgagccgaagtcagatgcttcatgactaagccacccaggcgccccagatatcaAGATTTTAAGTGAAGATAGGATCAATCCTGTGCCCGCCTCGCCCACCACACCCTGATCTCACCCTGGTCCCCgtacaactttatttacaaaaacaggtggttgGTCCGGGCTGTACTTTGCCAGCTAGAGTTTTGTTGTTTGCGCGTTTGCTTTAAATACTGCATTGTAACATGACATGCCCTAACGAGTGATTTTGACACGTTCCTAAATTCGACACCCCTTCACTTTGTGCCTCACctgcctccccgctccccccctaCCCCGGCCCCCCTGCCTGGCAGAGGCTCAGAGTAAGTTCTCAGATCCCAGAGGCCCTCCCGCAGCCCTCCCGGGCCAGaggagacacctgggtgggtgTGGGCATGGGCAGGAATGTGCCACGTCTGGTTGGGGCCGGGGCCGAAGCGATTCTGGGAGACAACAGCCAGGTCATAGGCGGCACCGGAGATATTGATGAACCTTCTCAGCTGCAAGGTCTTTGTGGCCTTGGGCTTACACGGGCAGGACAGCATGTGCAGGTGGACACGGTAGGTCACCTCCCCGCCAGACTTGGACCTGAGGCAGCCTTCTGGAAGCTCAAGCTGGGGCAGCTGTGGGGAGTGTGAGAGACTTGCGGAGGCCTGACCCCGGCCATCATCCCCAGGGTGCAGCCCCTGGGCAGACTCATCCATGGGCCAGGGCCTGtgccaaaaattaaaacaacacaacacaaccaGCCCCCGCCCCCTGTCCCCCAAAGAGAAACCctccgtgctgccagctcagtttccttccctgtaaaatgggggttaaTTAGACTGTTCTTAACGGGTTGTTTATGATCTCCCATCTAGACTGACATGGGCGACCCCTGGCCTGCCCGCTTGCACCCTAGCCCCTCACTATCTGGCCCCCACCTGGCAGCCAGGGGAAGTCTACGAACACCTGAACCCCGCCatatccctcctctgctcacatacCCTCTATTGCTCCCAATTACCTGCAGAGTTAAACCCACGGTCCTTGCCACCTCCATGGCTCTTCCCCATGTCCTACCCGTGCCCCGACTCCAGCCTCTTTCTTGTCTCCTTCTGCCCATCCCAGGCCACCCTACAGCCCCGTGCCGGCCCATTACCTGCCCATCCAGAGTCACCTGCCTCTTCCCGTCTGGGCGGAGTGCCCCCACCGAGAACCTCCAGCTGGGCTGTGGGAGACGTTCTGCAATGAATGGGATGGGCAAGACAGTGACGCTGGGGGCGTTCCCTTGCCCGCCGCCACCCACAGACCCCCGATGGggaccctcccccgccccgccttgAAACACAGGATTCCCATGGGATGTTAGTTTGCAAAATCTGAAAACATGGAGATCTAGTCTCCAACAACGTGACTATACTTAACACTAGAAAACTACACTTTGAAACGgctaaaatggtacattttatatatgatgGGCTTTttaccacactttttttttttttaaagtctgaaaaTAACTCTTGGAGTTGTTTTCCGGCAGATAATGCACTTGGGCAGGAGGAGACCCCAGATCACAAGGCCAGGAGCAAATGTTGCCAGTGGcctcattcttccctccctcttggaCCACGTCGCCACTCTAGAGCTGCCCAGACTCTAGCTTCCTGTGTCATTTGGGAAAGTACGTCTTTGTGACACAGCCATTTTCCCCTGTCAGCGCCCTGGGTGGCTTGAAAAGAGCAAGAGCAACGAAACACCTCGGAAGAAGAGAACGACTGAGAAATGTTGCTTTTCAGATGATGGATTCCCCACATTTGACGACGTGAAACTCGCTCACCGTTCTGCCCCCTTTTACTCATTTCCACTGATTTCTCCCGTCGCCTGTTTACTGACACCCGCCGCCTTATTTCCAAGGCCCACTGctgaattcttcttcttctttttttttttgtttaatgtttatttattttgggagcgagagagacagagcatgagcagggcagagagagagagggagacacagaatccgaagcagcctccaggctctgagccatcagcacagagcccgacgcgcggctcaaactcacgagccgtgagatcgtgacctgagccgaagtcggacgctcaaccgaccgagccacccaggcgcccctccgctGCCGAATTTCTAATGCCTGCCCTGGTTCCTGTGACTCTAGGTGCTCTCACCAGGGGGGACACACACGGGGCTGCTCCAGCTGCTCCAGGGGTCTCCTGGGGCTCCCGGCCTGAGCCGCCGCCTCCGCAGCTGGAATTCCTGGGCTGCGTCCATCTGCAGGGGGCAGAGGCATGACTCTGGCAAGAAACAGGTCAGACGTCAAGCTGAAGGGCTGTCCCACACCTGGGGGTGCCCCGGGGCTTGGCACTTGGCACTTAGCCgtcatacactttttttttttttttttaattttttaacgtttgttttttaagacagagagacagagcacaagtgtggggggaggggcagagagagagggagacacagagtccaaagcgggccccaggccctgagcggtcagcacagagcccgacgcggggctcgaacccacgaaccgcgagatcatgacctgagctggagtcagatgcttgaccgactaagccacccgggtgccccagtcgTCATACACTTATTGAGTGCCAGCTGTGTGCTGGGCCCTAGGGACACTGCGGGAATAGGCCAGGGACTGTCCCCTTGGCGCTTCAAGATCACCCattcttctggggcgcctgggtggctcagtcggttaagcggccgacttgggctcaggtcatgatctcgcggtccgtgagttcgagccccgcgtctggctctgtgctgacagctcagagcccggagcctgtttcagattctgtgtctccctctctctgaccctcccccgttcatgctctgtctctctctgtctcaaaaataaataaacgttaaaaaaaataaaataaaataaataaaaaattaaaaaaaaaaaagatcacccaTTCTGCCCCTGCCCTAGGTCAGAGTCCCGGCAAGGCCACCCATTGGGATGTGCCCCTGATCAATGGCTTCTCACCCCCCAggctgtttcctcacctgtgaactGGGAATAATCCAATACTGAACTACAGGGTGGGCCAGGAAGCACACAGAGAATTTAGCACTGGGCCTGGCACCCAGTGGGTGCTCAATTAACTCTAGCTTGCTGCAGCTGTTGCTATATTATTCTCACCGAAGCCAGCATCATCCTGACGTCCACAGTGGCCCTAGGACAAGatcatatatatacgtatatatatacacatatatacatatatatacatatacacatatatatgcatacacatatatacatatacacacacacacacacacac
This DNA window, taken from Panthera tigris isolate Pti1 chromosome A2, P.tigris_Pti1_mat1.1, whole genome shotgun sequence, encodes the following:
- the IL12RB1 gene encoding interleukin-12 receptor subunit beta-1 isoform X3; protein product: MDLMGQLLTRLVPLLLLLLPGQGAEACGTSGCCFQDPPYPDADSGSASGPKDLTCYRIFSAGYECSWRYEGPATGVSHFLRCCLRSGRCCYFAAGSATNVQFSDQDGISVLQAVTLWVESRAGNRTEKSPKVTLMLHSSVKYDPPLLGDIKVSGSAGRLLMKWETPARQDGAEVQFRHRTAGSLWKLGHCGRQDDAGFESCLCPLQMDAAQEFQLRRRRLRPGAPGDPWSSWSSPVCVPPERLPQPSWRFSVGALRPDGKRQVTLDGQLPQLELPEGCLRSKSGGEVTYRVHLHMLSCPCKPKATKTLQLRRFINISGAAYDLAVVSQNRFGPGPNQTWHIPAHAHTHPGVLNISAGANGTIMRWPAWAPDMTYCIEWQPRGQDRSLTTCTLTPPQDRDPTGMATYSWSRASGALEQKMCYRITIFASAHPQKPTSWSTVLSTYHFGGHAPGAGSPQHVLVKRLSQDSVTVEWAPSVLSACPGVLKEYVVLCQEKDGGQTSKLSVKPTETEVTLGGLRAGTAYTVQVRADTVTLQGAWSQPQPFSFEVQVSQFDLSVLLASLGSFLSILLLGVLGYLGLNRAARYLCPPLPTPCASTVVEFHSSQGKQAWQWTSPADFPEEVYRKEALVVNVSWEKGEGTDLDTPGHLKEKTRLLQGTPELALDAELPSEDRRQVRGQPEAQTPEPGRQDGLEGSPAQAAGLSPLLGDLIQTPVFSGPSHTGLEA
- the IL12RB1 gene encoding interleukin-12 receptor subunit beta-1 isoform X1, whose translation is MDLMGQLLTRLVPLLLLLLPGQGAEACGTSGCCFQDPPYPDADSGSASGPKDLTCYRIFSAGYECSWRYEGPATGVSHFLRCCLRSGRCCYFAAGSATNVQFSDQDGISVLQAVTLWVESRAGNRTEKSPKVTLMLHSSVKYDPPLLGDIKVSGSAGRLLMKWETPARQDGAEVQFRHRTAGSLWKLGHCGRQDDAGFESCLCPLQMDAAQEFQLRRRRLRPGAPGDPWSSWSSPVCVPPERLPQPSWRFSVGALRPDGKRQVTLDGQLPQLELPEGCLRSKSGGEVTYRVHLHMLSCPCKPKATKTLQLRRFINISGAAYDLAVVSQNRFGPGPNQTWHIPAHAHTHPGVLNISAGANGTIMRWPAWAPDMTYCIEWQPRGQDRSLTTCTLTPPQDRDPTGMATYSWSRASGALEQKMCYRITIFASAHPQKPTSWSTVLSTYHFGGHAPGAGSPQHVLVKRLSQDSVTVEWAPSVLSACPGVLKEYVVLCQEKDGGQTSKLSVKPTETEVTLGGLRAGTAYTVQVRADTVTLQGAWSQPQPFSFVQVSQFDLSVLLASLGSFLSILLLGVLGYLGLNRAARYLCPPLPTPCASTVVEFHSSQGKQAWQWTSPADFPEEVYRKEALVVNVSWEKGEGTDLDTPGHLKEKTRLLQGTPELALDAELPSEDRRQVRGQPEAQTPEPGRQDGLEGSPAQAAGLSPLLGDLIQTPVFSGPSHTGLEA
- the IL12RB1 gene encoding interleukin-12 receptor subunit beta-1 isoform X2, encoding MDLMGQLLTRLVPLLLLLLPGQGAEACGTSGCCFQDPPYPDADSGSASGPKDLTCYRIFSAGYECSWRYEGPATGVSHFLRCCLRSGRCCYFAAGSATNVQFSDQDGISVLQAVTLWVESRAGNRTEKSPKVTLMLHSSVKYDPPLLGDIKVSGSAGRLLMKWETPARQDGAEVQFRHRTAGSLWKLGHCGRQDDAGFESCLCPLQMDAAQEFQLRRRRLRPGAPGDPWSSWSSPVCVPPERLPQPSWRFSVGALRPDGKRQVTLDGQLPQLELPEGCLRSKSGGEVTYRVHLHMLSCPCKPKATKTLQLRRFINISGAAYDLAVVSQNRFGPGPNQTWHIPAHAHTHPGVLNISAGANGTIMRWPAWAPDMTYCIEWQPRGQDRSLTTCTLTPPQDRDPTGMATYSWSRASGALEQKMCYRITIFASAHPQKPTSWSTVLSTYHFGGHAPGAGSPQHVLVKRLSQDSVTVEWAPSVLSACPGVLKEYVVLCQEKDGGQTSKLSVKPTETEVTLGGLRAGTAYTVQVRADTVTLQGAWSQPQPFSFGLRGICARLCPHPVPALWSSSIAARGSRLGSGQARQTSQRRCTEKRPWW